AATGGACTCTAACGCCTCGGCAATCCGGGCgttgatcttcttccatggtgCGTTCTTGAGCAAAAGTCGCTCCTGGGCTTGCGGCATCGGAACAGAGACATCGAACTCCGTCTCGATAGCACGATGATCGGATCCGTGCTCTGTGCCGTGTATCATACACTTGACAGTCGAGGTCGCTAGGTCTGCCGAAGCAAGGACCAGGTCGACTGTTGTCTCGAAATCTCCGCCACTCCACGTCTTCGTCCCCCTTGGAAGCAGGCTCGTTAGATCAAACTCAGTCATAAGGCTGATGATCTGATCCGCTTCGCCTTGCCTCGTCAAGGATATCTCATCTCCTCCCCATAATTGGTCGTGTCGGTTGAAGTCTCCAACAATTACCACATCCACCAGCCCACCGGCTTGTCTTCTTGTGCCTGAAATGACCTGATGCAGCAGGTTGCAGGTACCTTGCAACGCCTCATCGTCTCGTCCCGGTACGTAAACGGACACAACCAGTACTAGGCGTCCAGGAAGTCGCAAGATGGCTGCCGTCATATCTGCCGTCTGTATCGGTATCTGCTCCGCCTCCACATCCTTGTTCACCCATAACATGCTTCGGATCGGCCATCTTCCCTCCCTCCAAACAGTCGGGACCATCTTGACCCATCTCGGATGTCTCATAGGAATCGTCAGTAGCTTGCCGTCCTTCTGGTGTGCCTGAGGCTCTTGGATCGCGATCGCTGTGTATTCTCGAAGATTCTTATCGTTCATAAGGCTTTCGTGCACCGCATCCTGCTTTCTCACATTCAGTTGCATCACCCGGAACAACTTACTCATGCCGCCTGGGGTGGAGTTTCAGGCAATTTCTACTGAATGACTCATGCGGACCACTGCAGAGGACGCACTTTGGTATCTGCGCCTGGCACTCACTATGATGATGACCCTCAGCGGCGCACCTTGCACATACTCGAGGCTTGCTGCATGCGTATGCTTTGTGGCCGAGCTCTTGGCAGTTATAGCATTGTTCCGGTCCAGTAGTCTGCTCAAATACACTCGTATATGCCGATTCACCTGCGACGAGAAAGTAGTGTTCCTGCAGTAGTCTCTTGGCGTCGCTGCTCTTAGTGAGGTACACCACCATGGATCCATATGACTTGGGGTTGGCCTTCCGGCTCAGCCAGGCTACCTTGGCAATCTGGACTTCATTCTCCTGGTTTAAGGCTTCTATTGCTCCAGGGAGGATGTTAAACGCCTGGTCAAAGACGGCCATACGATTCATGCTATCAACTTTGATAGGATATAGTTGGTCCCGAAGGACTCTTGCACCTGGAGCTTTCCTGGTTTCAAGGATAGTCTTGATCTTCTGTATTTCTTCTTCGTTCCTACCTATAATCCTGAGGCGGTTGGCATTCCGTCCATCTCTGGTCACTGCGACGCATCGCCAGTGAGGTTGGTCACTTGACTGTCGCATCTCCTGCTCCACGGTCTTGCGAATCATTGTTGGTGTAGCGTCTCCAAGATGGTCTTCAGGAACTCTGGATGTGTCGACTGTGCAGAACACCGGTTCTGGAGTTGCCGATCGGGCTGCAGATGAAGATTGACTGGACATGCTGGTGGATGTCATCCTGGCTGCGTCTGCATACGATTGAACCGACGACCGTGGTGTTTCAGTCTTGTTCAGCATATCTAGCTAAAATATATACAGTGGGGTGCGGGTTCAGCGTCAGTAATCTTTTATTGAAGTTTTCTTAAGAATGTCCGAAAGAGGCTTAGATGTGGCGCATGCACAGTAAACAGCTGAAGCCGATATACTCCCTGTCGTCAGCTAGCAATAACAGCATGTACGTACCCTCTACAGGTGACATTTTAACTTATCCAGAGGCTAATTTGCTCCAGATTACCATTCTAAATTATCACAACGCCCACTTTTGACCTGAAGCCATAGTCATCCGCAATAATACTTATGCATCATTCCAAGAAAAACTACAATACTGTACAGAGAATGCTAATCAATTCCCATCTGTTACCCCGAGTCAAATGAATCTAAGTGAGGACGATCAGGTAGGAATGGAGAGACTCGTCAAGGCCCCTGCTGCGATCGTAAGAACCTCGACTTACAAAACTTGTCAGTTGTCTTACGTAGATCATTCCACAGAGGTCTGAGCCCTGTCTTAGACTCGGCTTCCTTTTCGTCCGCTTTTGTGATTGTTAGAGACTGGACTGACTCTGAGACTTGGTAGCTGCTGTAGAGCCTCCTGGATTGAGGCAAGATACTCCATACTCTGTATTGTATCTGGATGCTTCTCCCCGAGCACATCTCGTTGGAGGTCTAATACTTCTTGGTAGATGCCTTCGGCCTCCTCATATCGGCCCTGCGCATGGTATGTCGCCGCGAGTGACGCCATGCTGCTGATCGTATCTGGATGCTTCGCCCCAAGCACCTCTCGTTGGAGGTCTAATACTTCTTGGTAGATGCCTCCGGCCTCCTCATATCGGCCCTGATTATGGTACGTCGCCGCGAGTTCCGCCATGCTGCTGATCGTATCTGGATGCTTCTCCCCGAGCACATCTCGTCGGAGTTCCAGTACTTTATCTTTCAgtttctcagccttctcataTCGGCCCTGAGCATGGTATGTCGCCGCGAGGTCTGCCATGCTGCTGATCGTATCAGGATGCTTCCTCCCCGAGCACATCTCGTTGGAGGTCTAATACTTCTTGGTAGATCCTTTCGGCCTCCTCATATCGGCCCTGCGCATGGTATGTCGCCGCGAGTTCCGCCATGCTGCTGATCGTATCTGGATGCTTCTCCCTGAGCACATCTCGTCGGAGTTCCAGTACTTTATCTTTCAgtttctcagcctcctcataTCGACCCTGAGCATGGTATGTCGCCACGAGGTCTGCCATGCTGCTGATCGTATCAGGATGCTTCTCCCCAAGCACCTCTCGTCGGAGTTCTAGTACTTCTTGGTAGATGCCTTCGGCCTCCTCATATCGACCCTGCGCATGGTATGTCGCCGCGAGATCTGCCATGCTGCTGATCGTATCAGGATGCTTCTCCTCGAGCACCTCTCGTCGGAGTTCTAGTACTTCTTGGTAGATGCCTTCGGCCTCCTCATATCGACCCTGCGCATGGTATGTCGCCGCGAGATCTGCCATGCTGCTGATCGTATCAGGATGCTTCTCCTCGAGCACCTCTCGTCGGAGTTCTAGTACTTCTTGGTAGATGCCTTCGGCCTCCTCATATCGACCCTGCGCATGGTATGTCGCCGCGAGGTCTGCCATGCTGTCGATTGTATCAGGATGCTTCTCCCCGAGCACCTCTCGTCGCAGACCCCAAGCCCGACTGTTTACCGGCTCTTTCTCTCTCCACCGACCTCGTTCATAAAGAAAGTATGATACTCTCTGAAGTAAATTTGCTGTCTCCGTCTCTGTCCCGCCTACCTCCGCCCACTCCCCTACTTGAATGGCATGCGTCAGGTACTCCTCGCATCGTGCCCATGTAGTAGGTTCTGATGACGGGAAGAGGTCGCCCACTACCTGCAGCGCCTTGCCACAGTAGTATCCCTCATCCTCTTTTGGCCCCTCGTCTGCCCTCAATGCATTGCCAATGGTTGTTGCTACAGAGCCTCTCACCCTCAGCCCATATCGTATAGCCTCTTGCACAAGCTTGTGCATCTCGTACCTTCTCCCACTATCCTCTGTCTGGCGAAGGCTGAGGAAAGAAAACTCTGTCAGGCGTGTGGCTGCTTCCAAAACCTCAAGGTCTGAGACTTGTCCGGTTGAAAtgacatcctcttcatcctctttaTCGTATCGACGAGCCGTCGCTGCTACTAGCTCGTGAGGTATGTCTTGACAGTCCACATACGCAACCACGTGTAATATCCGGTATGATGTCTCGCTCTCCACTCGGATCCGCTCTATCGAGATCCTCCACGTCTCAAGCACACTGTTCGATACCTCCGGTCGTCGATGTCGATCGGCATCGCTCACCTTCAGCACCTCCCATCGGGTCTTGCCTTGTCTGAGGAGATCCAGATACTGTTCGGCTGTCATCGACATCCGCCGCATGTATGCGCCGGCTTGTGAGATCGCCAACGGGAGGCACTGTAGTTCCTGCAGAAGAGCATCCACTCCTGCCTCCTCCACTGCCTGCTCTGTACTTATTGGCTCATCTCGGACCCTTGCGAGAAGTGTTGTTGCCTCATCTACAGCCATGGACTGCACCTCGACACCACGTCGCGCTCCAACAAGCGTGCCTGCAATGTGCGCGTCTCGACTTGTCCACAGCACCGTCCCTTGCAATGCATGAGGAATGTATTTATATAGGTTCTCGGCCATCCCTTCCCCTTTCACTTGACCCACTCCAAATAACCTCAGGTTGTCGGCGTTATCGAGGATCATCAGCCATTTCGATCGAGCTTCAATCCCGTTGCGCACTGCATCGAGCAGGTCTGTCCCATCAAGCCGCTCGTCGATCCCGAGCTTCTTGCCAATCGTCTTATAATCGGCTAGGAAAGTCGCTTCGCTGTCGGCATGCACCCAAAATACGTAGCAGTCGTCGTCGGCGTCACATCGTCGATATGCGTAGTCTAGCGCGATCTGTGTCTTGCTTGATTCATTCCTCTGTTAGCCCGTTCGCGACAATCGTACCATGCCGAAAGCGGACACCTACCCCGATCCTCCTAGGCCCCAGAGCGCGGCACTGCGCAATCCCAGCGTCGATGGCAAAAGCTTATCTAGTCTGTCGATGAGATCCCGTCGATGGACCAGATCCTCGTTGCGGGGATATGGAATGACGCGGACGACTTCGGCGCGGGCCGCCGGGTGGGGCGCGCCGTAGTAGACGTTCCCTTGAACGTTTCCCTGGTGGATGACAGTATGGTCGCGGAACTGGTTATGGCTGACCTCGCGTTGCTCATGCGGTGAATGTGCTGGCATCCTGATGTCGATTTAATTGCAATCGGTCCACGGACCTTTACAGGAGGGGTTCTGGCATTGTTTGCAATTGCACAAAGCACAGAAAGCTGAAAGACCAACATTCCTTACTTCAGCCGCTCACGTGATCCTACGTCATCGCATCATCTTCGATTTTGTTCGCCCTGGCTTCAAGGCGCATGACCATATCTCGTCTAAGGTGTCGGGGTCTTCAGCTTGAACCCATATgtactaataataaaacaATTTCGATACTGTACTTTTGCCGCACCGTTGGTTCTTCCCCAACGTTTAACACGCCGTTGCCCTGAGTCAAGGTCTGAACATTCCATCCTGCTGATGAGCTTATGGTCACGTGTTCTAGGCAACCGTGAAGGAAATGTGTCCTTTGTTCTTTGTTGGCAATGGCCTGCCCACCTACTGGTTGCCCCTCGTCTCGCCCAGTGTCCTTCCTCACCTTCTCGCTGCCAGCCGTCGCCATGAGTTTGCCTCCTCGATGTTCCTTCTCGCCTGACATGTATGCGCCAGATTACGATCCTCGCCGTGCCAACGACAGCCCCTTCTCTTTGGATGGCGAGTTTGACCTTGATGGCCGAACTCCGCCATTTCGGACCTGCGAAACTCCGCGCGCTTATGGCACCCCTCTCCAAGACAGACGCCTGCCATTGCTTGGGCTAAGTGATTGGGACCCCAACTTCCgagacgacgaagacgatcCAACGTGCATTCACTACGATATCGAATGGAAGCTTCAGCTTAAGAAGGGCAGACTGTCCAAGCTGGTCGAGATCACGGAGGAGAATCTGACCCTTGCCCCCGGTGCCTACTGGGACAAGTTTCTAAGCCTCGACTTAGCGACGACCGTTAAGGACAAACTTCCCGAGCCGAGGTACGAATCTGATGAGACAACCGTTATTGTGAGCGTAGAGAAACGTAGTGAACGTAACATGAGGAAGCGCTTTGATGGCCTCGTTGTGGACTAAAGGACGATAGAAGATAAGCTGAGAGGCTGGGCTCCTCTCTTCCGTGAAGGTAATAAGCTAAGAATTTATATCTCTTTTGTTTATAAAGAGGTCATGCAGCCGGCAGCTGCGACTATCCGGAGTCGCGGCCGTGGGGCTACAGGCCGACAGCTCATTGCCAGAGACCAACTGCTTGCTGATCAGGAAGAGTCGACGGGCTCTCGTCCCGTGTGGAAAGAAGTCTACGAGCTTCTGCACTGCACCGGTGTCCCTTGCGTGAACTCGCAGTTCTATTGCTGGCGTGATCCGGAGAGCAAGAAGCACTACAAGCTCGATACTAACATCCTGAGCATGCTTGTTGACTTTGCTGAGGAAGGAAATCTGCTGAGGACGCACGATGACGTGCCTGAAAACATCCGCCAGGTGATCTACAAGAATGAAGAGGAGAGCTCGGAGCGAAGAAGGCTAAAGCGTAAGAGATCTGACAGTTCGTCTCCAATTAATATCAACGTCACCTGTCCTGGTCATCCTGGTCAGCATCAGGGTGAGATTTTTAACGAGTCCAATGCTGAAGCGCGGGGAGAAGTGCAGGGGTCGGTGGCGACTCGGCAGCGACCGATCGACCTTGTCATCCCCATGCGGAGAAACCAGGCTCTAGAAAGATACCACGAATGGCAACAGGATCAAGTGGATAGCCCTCGTTGGCAGCAAAACATTCGATGTGCTTACGAAATCACAAGAGAGGCATGCCTCGATCTTAGGCATGTCCACTCTGAAGTAGGTGCTGAGTTTTACACCGACAGAGGAGTTCAATTGGGGGTTGCGCTTTCGTTCATGAATGATGTGCCACGTTGGATTGAGGAAGCTCTAGGGTAGCAGAATGATGATCATATTTTGTTTTCTCTCCCATGCTTTATGCCTCACACCTTATTTCCTTTCCCTCTAGCTTAAACTACAAACAATGTCTAGCGTGGTCTCTAAGGTCTAGTGGCTCGTGCCTCTACAGAGGTTGCTCAACCGCCAGTCCTGCATTACGAAAGTGTCCCTCAGCGCTCGCCTGTGTTCCCCTACAGTTTGCACGCATGACCTGACATAGGATCCAAAATCTCTCTGGATGAGACTGATGTGCTCATCCCACCGCAGCTTCACATAAGCCTTCATCTCAGCAAAGTACTCTTCAATCGGGTTAGTGTCGGGCGTGTACGGTGCTGTCATCTCCAGCTTCACGCCAGCCTCGTCACAGGTTATGGCTCCTGGATGTTGGTAACGAGACAAAAGAGGGAAAAGTGGAAACACAAAGAAGTGGTCGGTCCCAAACTACCCTGGCTTGTGTAAGTATGTGAGCCTGAGTTACAAGGCTAAATATTACTCATAAAGGCGGGGCCAGGTGCTAGGGTGACAGGATGACATGATCACAGGATGACAGGATGACGAACCTAAACCACTTTAACCAGCCACACGCCCGACTTCAGCCACACTCAGCCCTAGATAATCACTGCATGAAGGGAATGGCGTACCTTCTCGACGAAGCCATACTTTGACCGGAATATACAGTCAACAACGGACCTCAGGGAACTGTCAAATCAGACGCTTCACGTAGGCCCAAATGTCATGTTTCCTCCCACATCACCTTGGTTGATCCAAACTCTATCTCCCAATAAGTTGTCCGCAACGCCACGCTCGGTTGAATGACTTTGACCTGCCTGCATACTTGGTTCGTCAGCGCCTTTCTAGGTGATTTTACAGCGATACTGCTACATATTCCAAAATTCGAGACTTACCTGGATTATCTTAAGTTCGAGGGCACCGCTGTGGAATCCCTTTCTCTATGAGCATTTATTGCGGCACCTTATGCAATCACTGCTTTGCGGAGACAGTGGTCTTCTCATGGAGAAAGTTATCGTTGTGAATAGTTCAGGGCGATCGATGCTGATACAGTAGTTCCGGATGGAAATGACTAGTGGTAACGGGTTCAATAGCAATGCTCGAACGTAGACTTTAATAATCTCACTTCCAGAAGGAATCGTTGAAGCCCCTCGCCGCCTCCCCTCCCATGTCACCAGTGATGATTCGGACGTCGTGACCGAACTGATTGTTGGCAATCGTCGTCTTGCGACCTGCCATTTTCTGCCAACCTTCTACCCCAATATTGCCCGTCATTATTCGGGCCTGACCAAGCGTCACATTGCCATAAATATTTGTTTCCCTCACCTCGTTGGAGCTGCTCATGCTCGTCGTATTATCGGGGGCGGACATTCCCATCGCTAGTATGTCAGCAACATTAACTGGTATGAATCCATCCGCTATGAAATCTCGTCAGTAGGTCTGTTTTGTGCGATCACTAACATATATGTCTGACCTGTCTGCTGCAGCGCTCGGTTCTTCACAATATCCAGAAGAGCCAAGTTGATCCCGAGCACTTTGTTGACCCTAGTGTTTGTCTGCTCGAGAACGCCGAATGCAACTCGAAAGCCGTCTTGGAGGTTTCCCAACAAGCCGACTTGAGCCACCGAGATCCGCAACCCGAGCTCATTACGAGCCCGGTCAAGCTGGTCCAGGATGCCTTGCAACTTTTTGTCGTCCTTGTCGCCCGACTTAAGGGCGTGGAAGAACTGTGACACGGCCTTCTCTCGTTGCCTGGCAGCAAGGTTATCCAGGAATGATCTAAGCTCAGTGGcaatgttggtgatggcctTCACCTGCAGTTCGACCCTGGCCGTTTGCAGCTTTTCTTCCTCGCGAACAAGACCAAGTGATTCATCGATAGCGTCCAGATGCTTAGACATATTATCCAGCGTCTCGGATGTGCCTTGGACCCTGCCCCGCGCGCTTCGAATCTCCTGGATGACAGTAAATGCCGCACCGATAATGCCGATGATGCTAGCCGCTGCTCCTATTGCCTCTGCCTGCGCGATAAAAATCAGCGAATGAAGCCTATATCAGAGCTAGGCCGAGAGGTGAGTACCATTGTTGTAGTCTGTTGGTGGTAGGTAAAAGTACGATTATGGTCATCTGATGGCAATGCGCTCTGTCTTTAACCAATCAGTGAGGCTGTGTCTCGTCACGTTCTCAGCCTTATTGCTACCCCTCTCCGGACGTGAGACTGTACAAATTTGGCGACTTCCAGAAGATTGGTGCTGTAAAATAATTAGCAACAAAATGGATCAGCCAGCGTTCCACCGACGCGGCGTCACTTGCAGCCGATTTGGCGACAATGCCAGAATTAACCAGGGGGATATCCATTACCACTTGCCCCACCCAGCGGCCCATGCCGAAGTCGTTCGCGTCATTCCGTATCCCCGCAACGAGGATCTGGTCCATCGTCGGCATTTCATCGACAGACTAGATAAGCTTTTGCCACCGACGCCGGGATCCCGTAGCGCTGCGCTTTGGGGCTTGGGAGGATCAGGGTAGGTCTCCACTCGGCACACTACGGTGTAGCGAAAGGGCTAACAGAGGAACGAACCAAGCAAGACACAGATCGCGCTAGATTACGCATATCGACGATGCGACGCCGACGAGGAATGCAGCGTATTTTGGGTGCATGCCGACAGTGAGACGACTTTTCTAGCCGATTATAAGACGATCGGCAAGAAGCTCGGGGTCGACGAGCAGCTTGACGGGACGGATCTGCTCGATGCAGTGCGCAATGAGATCGAAAGGCGGCCGAAATGGCTGCTGGTCCTCGACAACGCTGATAACCTGAGGTTGTTTGGAGTGGGCCGACAATTCAAGGGAGAAGGATCGAACGAGAACCAGAATCTATACAGATATGTACCTTGCACATCGCAAGGGACGGTGTTATGGACGAGTCGAGATGCGCGTATCGCCGGCACGCTCGTTGGATCGCGTCGCGGTATCGAGGTGCGATCTATGGTTATAGATGAGGCGACGACGCTTCTCGCAGTAGCTAGAGATGAGCCGTCGACTTTGAGGGAGGCAAGTGTGGACGCTCTATTGGAGGAGTTACGATGCTTACCCTTAGCGATCTCGCAAGGCGGCGTATACATGAGGCGTATGTCAATGTCAGCCGAGAAGTACCTAGACCTCCTCAGGCAGGGCAAGACCCGATGGGAAGTGCTAAGAATGAGCGGCACGGACCGACACCGACGGCCAGAGGTATCGAACAGCGTGCTTGAGACTTGGAGGATCTCGACGGAGCGAATTCGAGCGGAGAGCGAGATGTCGTACGGCATTCTCCATGTGATTGCGTATCTGGATAGTCAGGACATAACGCAAGAATTGATGGCGGCAGCTGCTAGTCGATACAACATTGGCGGCGAGAGGTCAACTGGAGAGGCTACGGAGCTTGAGGTTCTAGAAGCAGTCACCCGTCTGACCGAATTTTCTTTCCTTGGCCTACGTCGGAAGGAGGATAGCAGGCGAAGTTATGAGATGCATAAGCTTGTGCAAGAAGCCGTACGATTTGGGTTGAGGATAAGCAGCTCGGTAGAGACGACCACGGGCAAGGCGCCAGGTGCAGTAAATGAACCGGAGAACAGCGAAGCATACTATTCTGGCATAGCTCTACAGATAGTAGATGATCTTTTTCCGCCATCGCAACCAACTTCATGGGCACAATGCGAGGAGTATGTGACGCATGCTGTACGAGTAGGGGAGTGGGCGGAGGTGAGCAGGACGGAGATCGAGACAGCAACTTTATTCCAGAGAGTATCGGATTTTCTTTACGATCGAGAACGGTGGAGGGAGAAAGAGCCGGTTGATAAAAGGGCATTAGAACTTCGACGGAAGGTGCTTGGAGAAAAGCATGCACATACGATCAGAAGCATGGCGGACCTTGCAGCGACATACCATGTGCAGGGCCGATATGATGAGGCTCAAAGCATTTGCCGAGAAGTACTAGAAATGCGACGAGAGGTGCTTGGAGAGAAGCATCCAAATACGATCAGGAGCATGGCGGACCTTGCGACGACGTACCATCAGCAGGGCCGTTATGCCGAGGCCGAAAACATTTGCCAAGAAGTACTAGAAATGCGACGAGGGGTGCTTCGGGGGAAGCATCCAGATACGATCAGCAGCATGGCGGACCTCGCGGCGACGTACCATCAGCAGGGCCGATATGACGAAGCCTTTCAGCTTCACCAAACCGCCTTCCACCTTCGCTGCCTTGTGCTTGGAGAAAACCATCCGGATACAATGCAGAGCGTGGCATACCTCGCCTCCACACGGGAGGCGCTACAACAATTACCGTATCTTATAGAACCAGCCCAGTCTTTGGCGGTCACGCAAGTTCACGAATCGGAAGAAGGAAAGCTGCGGGATAGATCGTTACGAGAGGTTATGCGCGGGAAGGTTGGGCGCTTTCGTAAATGGGGATCCCATAAGAGTTGGGGCTTTGATTGATCTCCATTTCTACTTGAAGGTCTATATCCGCCGTAGTGTATACCGAACTAGCTGCCATAGTAATCAACGAGTATTTTCTGTATTTGTGAATGGGGTGCATATAAACATATAATCATTAGGTAAAAATAGGTTGTCAGAAATAGAAACCGGGATGAATGAAGTTGGTCATTAGACGGGGCCATTGATGCCCGAGTTTCCAAGCATTTTTGTGCTGTTAGTGCTAAGGGAGGGCAGGGATCGTATTGGGGCTGCTGGTACACTGTGCATGCGCCACGTTTAGTCCATTTTTGGCTATTCTCAGTAAATTTACAATGACAGATTACTGACGCTGAACCCGCACCCCACTGTAGCATCACCATGACGCAGGGAGCAATAGGGTAGAAGGAAAAGCACAATCGAGGAACAGGCGCATTATGGGCTTGAGGAAACCTATTTCAATTCATATGGTGAAAAGCAAGGTACAGTTTGGGCTCTAGGAATCGCGGACACAGATTGAGCAACGTGTAGCACAGCATGGGCTCggggagaagaggacgaaAATCAGGCAATGTACGTAAGCATTAGTGATTAGTGCCCTATCGGCCAAAATAAGCCGCCGGGCGTAATAaattgtattgtattgtagCATCACCACCATTACGGGTGTCTTCACGAAGGCTAGCCTTAGTCGACACCAGTAAGAATAGCCATTTGAGAGAATGTGATATATTGCTTTCCCTTCCTCATTTTTCTCTGTTATATATTTTGATATCGTTTCTTGATACTATTTACTGTGAGAGTAACCCTTAAACGACAATATATAACTCATCATGCATGGATATTCCGGTTATCTCATCGGCTTGAGTTACGCGCATCTCAGGTGTTCCAAGGTGGGGCACGAAATATCAGGCATGAAGCTCGTACAACCCATACGTCATTTGAGTCGGCCCTGTGCTCAACATGTAGGATGGGGTTGATGCTTGAAGAGTCCTAGTATGGACGCTGCTCCGTTAAGATGAGACTTTGTAGACAGACGGTGGCGCACCTGGTATTGGAAGCTGGAAAATTCTGTTCCCTGCGGCCTCTAGATACTCAGCAAGCGAGTCCATGGTGTTGTATACCACTTGGCTGTGCCGACAGTTGACTTGTTCTATTGCTGAGGTACATATCACTTCCTAGGTGAACGTGATTCCTATTGCTCATCCTCGTGTTGTCATACGGTTCCACTGCCTCGCGGCTGCTGCTATGCTGGACGGTCGACAAAGATCCTGCTATGGTCCAGATTTGGGCCTCCATATCCCATGTTCTTGAAGGACTTCCCGCCTTGGAACCTTTATGTCCGCATAAGCGAGCAAAGTACCCATGTGTAGATTGAGACGAAGTTTTTATCCACTTCTTTGGTTCTTTCTAGGTAAACGAGATGATGAAGGCGCAAAGAGCGCTGCCAGGCGTAGTAGCAACAGTGCGACGAGCTAACAGAGTGCTAGAGAGAGACATGCGCTCGTGCCATCTACAAAAGGTGCGCTTGAGGAGTATGCAGACTAGGAGAAATGCATGAGCGGCCCAAAAAAGAATGGCGACAACCGCGACAAGTATGATCTTGGTCTGTTCCATGACTTCCTCTTCAGTGCTgcgaagatgacgatgacggtTGCGGTAGAGGCAGATTGATCTCAGGGCCTGTAACTATTTACGAAAACATTTGGTGAATTGACGAGCAGATGAGGTATTGTAGTAAATGAGGTTCAAGAGAGCACACCCTCGGACGTCCGGATACATTTGGACCCTGATTTCAAACTGGGCCATGTGGGCCGTAATCTCGGACCAGTGGCTGAGGTCAACACCATCGCTAAGGCATATCACAAGCCAGATCTGAATCACAGCTGAGCCATCGAAAATGTGGAGGCCTGAATCAGAGGATCTGCACGATCTTTTACTATATATATGGCGTAGGAATGCTTTCCTCGGGCTCATGTACATAgccttcttcaccttcaactAGATACCTATCCTGCCATCGCTTCGGCCATTCCATTCTTCCTTCGCTCCTCACTCAAACGCCAAAATGACTGCCCAACGAGGCACCAAGAAGCTGGTGATAGTCCGCAATGACGCCCCGGATGCCGACAACATAGCAGCATTTA
This genomic interval from Fusarium oxysporum f. sp. lycopersici 4287 chromosome 3, whole genome shotgun sequence contains the following:
- a CDS encoding hypothetical protein (At least one base has a quality score < 10) — protein: MPAHSPHEQREVSHNQFRDHTVIHQGNVQGNVYYGAPHPAARAEVVRVIPYPRNEDLVHRRDLIDRLDKLLPSTLGLRSAALWGLGGSGKTQIALDYAYRRCDADDDCYVFWVHADSEATFLADYKTIGKKLGIDERLDGTDLLDAVRNGIEARSKWLMILDNADNLRLFGVGQVKGEGMAENLYKYIPHALQGTVLWTSRDAHIAGTLVGARRGVEVQSMAVDEATTLLARVRDEPISTEQAVEEAGVDALLQELQCLPLAISQAGAYMRRMSMTAEQYLDLLRQGKTRWEVLKVSDADRHRRPEVSNSVLETWRISIERIRVESETSYRILHVVAYVDCQDIPHELVAATARRYDKEDEEDVISTGQVSDLEVLEAATRLTEFSFLSLRQTEDSGRRYEMHKLVQEAIRYGLRVRGSVATTIGNALRADEGPKEDEGYYCGKALQVVGDLFPSSEPTTWARCEEYLTHAIQVGEWAEVGGTETETANLLQRVSYFLYERGRWREKEPVNSRAWGLRREVLGEKHPDTIDSMADLAATYHAQGRYEEAEGIYQEVLELRREVLEEKHPDTISSMADLAATYHAQGRYEEAEGIYQEVLELRREVLEEKHPDTISSMADLAATYHAQGRYEEAEGIYQEVLELRREVLGEKHPDTISSMADLVATYHAQGRYEEAEKLKDKVLELRRDVLREKHPDTISSMAELAATYHAQGRYEEAERIYQEVLDLQRDGRYEKAEKLKDKVLELRRDVLGEKHPDTISSMAELAATYHNQGRYEEAGGIYQEVLDLQREVLGAKHPDTISSMASLAATYHAQGRYEEAEGIYQEVLDLQRDVLGEKHPDTIQSMEYLASIQEALQQLPSLRVSPVSNNHKSGRKGSRV